Below is a genomic region from Anoxybacillus flavithermus.
TCAGTAAAAGTGTTTACTGGCTACCGTGCACAGCATAACGATGCGGTCGGTCCAACTAAAGGGGGTATTCGCTTTCACCCGAACGTGACAGAACGAGAAGTGAAAGCACTTTCCATTTGGATGAGTTTAAAATGTGGGATTGTTGATTTACCGTATGGCGGTGGAAAAGGTGGAATTGTATGCGATCCGCGTACCATGTCATTCCGTGAATTAGAGCGATTAAGTCGCGGTTACGTTCGCGCCATTAGCCAAATTGTCGGCCCAACAAAAGATATTCCTGCGCCTGATGTATTTACAAACTCACAAATTATGGCGTGGATGATGGATGAATATAGCCGAATTGACGAATTTAACTCACCAGGATTCATTACAGGAAAACCTCTTGTACTCGGCGGTTCACATGGTCGTGAAACGGCAACAGCAAAAGGGGTTACTATTTGCATTCGTGAAGCGGCGAAAAAGCGCGGCATCGACTTAAAAGGCGCGCGTGTTGTTGTGCAAGGATTCGGTAACGCAGGAAGCTATTTAGCGAAATTTATGCACGATGCCGGAGCGAAAGTCATCGGCATTTCCGATGCATACGGCGGTTTGTACGATCCGAACGGTCTCGACATTGATTACTTATTAGATCGTCGCGACAGCTTCGGTACGGTGACGAAACTATTCAAAAATACAATTACGAACAAAGAGTTGCTCGAATTAGATTGCGACATTTTAGTGCCAGCTGCAATTGAAAATCAAATTACAGAAGAAAATGCTCGCAACATTAAAGCGAAAATCGTCGTCGAAGCTGCAAACGGTCCGACGACGTTAGAAGCGACAGAAATTTTAACGGAGCGCGGCATTTTAATCGTTCCTGATGTTTTAGCAAGCGCTGGTGGGGTAACAGTTTCCTACTTCGAATGGGTGCAAAACAATCAAGGATATTACTGGACAGAAGAAGAAGTGGAAGAAAAGCTGGAAAAAGTGATGGTGAAAGCGTTTAATAACGTATATGAAACTTCACAAACGCGTCGCGTCGATATGCGCTTAGCGGCATATATGGTCGGTGTACGTAAAATGGCGGAAGCATGCCGTTTCCGTGGTTGGATTTAATATTTGCATGAATACAAAAAATCTCCTATCATTGTATGATAGGAGATTTTTTAATTGGAGTGAGCGTCAAGTGAAAAAAGAACAAATCATTATTGTCGGTGGAGGACCATGTGGGTTAGCAGCTGCGATTGCTTTACAAAACGCAAACTTTTCCCCGCTTGTCATTGAAAAAGGAAACATCGTCAATTCACTATATCATTATCCGACACATCAAACATTTTTTAGCTCGAGCGACCGCTTGGAAATTGGTGGTGTTCCGTTTATTACTGAAAAT
It encodes:
- a CDS encoding glutamate dehydrogenase; translation: MVAEKHTNEEKHDVLRATQIVIHRALEKLGYPEEVYELLKEPLRMLTVKIPVRMDDGSVKVFTGYRAQHNDAVGPTKGGIRFHPNVTEREVKALSIWMSLKCGIVDLPYGGGKGGIVCDPRTMSFRELERLSRGYVRAISQIVGPTKDIPAPDVFTNSQIMAWMMDEYSRIDEFNSPGFITGKPLVLGGSHGRETATAKGVTICIREAAKKRGIDLKGARVVVQGFGNAGSYLAKFMHDAGAKVIGISDAYGGLYDPNGLDIDYLLDRRDSFGTVTKLFKNTITNKELLELDCDILVPAAIENQITEENARNIKAKIVVEAANGPTTLEATEILTERGILIVPDVLASAGGVTVSYFEWVQNNQGYYWTEEEVEEKLEKVMVKAFNNVYETSQTRRVDMRLAAYMVGVRKMAEACRFRGWI